A genome region from Euphorbia lathyris chromosome 4, ddEupLath1.1, whole genome shotgun sequence includes the following:
- the LOC136226817 gene encoding acidic endochitinase-like, with translation MAGTFWLAAALLAIFVVGSEVEAGGISIYWGQNGNEGTLAETCATANYEYVNIAFLPTFGNGQTPMINLAGHCDPYTNGCTGLTSDIQSCQAKGIKVMLSIGGGAGGYYLTSTQDAMEVATYLWNNFLGGNSSSRPLGPAVLDGIDFDIEGGTNQHWDDLARFLSAYTNQSRKVYLSAAPQCPFPDAWVGNALNTGLFDYVWIQFYNNPPCQYSSSGTGNITNLEDSWNQWISTVPAKKIFLGLPAAPIAAGSGFIPVADLISQVLPAIKGSNKYGGVMLWSKYYDDQTGYSKAINSYV, from the coding sequence ATGGCAGGAACATTCTGGTTAGCAGCAGCTCTCTTGGCAATATTTGTTGTGGGTTCAGAAGTAGAAGCAGGAGGAATATCAATCTACTGGGGTCAGAATGGAAACGAAGGAACTTTAGCAGAAACATGTGCCACTGCCAATTATGAATATGTCAACATTGCTTTCCTCCCAACTTTTGGCAATGGCCAAACTCCTATGATTAACCTTGCAGGCCATTGTGATCCCTACACCAATGGTTGCACTGGTTTAACCTCTGATATTCAATCATGTCAAGCCAAAGGAATCAAAGTTATGCTTTCAATTGGAGGAGGAGCTGGGGGCTATTATCTTACATCTACACAGGATGCCATGGAAGTTGCTACTTACCTTTGGAATAATTTCTTGGGTGGGAATTCATCGTCTCGTCCTCTAGGACCAGCTGTTCTAGACGGGATTGATTTTGATATCGAAGGAGGTACAAATCAACACTGGGATGATCTTGCTAGATTCTTATCAGCATACACTAATCAGAGTCGGAAAGTATACTTATCTGCAGCTCCCCAATGTCCATTTCCTGATGCTTGGGTGGGAAATGCTCTCAATACAGGTCTTTTTGACTATGTTTGGATTCAATTCTATAACAATCCTCCTTGCCAATATTCATCTTCTGGCACTGGAAATATTACTAATCTTGAAGATTCATGGAACCAATGGATCTCGACTGTCCCGGCTAAGAAGATATTCTTGGGATTACCTGCTGCGCCTATTGCAGCTGGAAGCGGATTCATTCCTGTAGCTGATCTCATTTCTCAAGTCCTTCCTGCAATTAAGGGATCTAACAAGTATGGAGGAGTTATGCTTTGGTCCAAGTATTATGATGATCAAACTGGTTATAGCAAAGCTATCAACAGCTATGTTTAA